GGCCCGACCAACTCATCATGGCTTCGGCCACGCCCAAGGACCAGCGCTTAACTGACTTTCTCGTCAACGCGGGCTATTCCGCAAGCGAGTCATTCTCCGTTTCCCGCGACGAGGTCGTGGATGCCCGACTGAACAAGAAGTTTATCGAGGCGGTTGTCTATGACCTTCGCCAAAGCATGCAAAGCGTTACCGACCTCCAACAGACGGTACTCAAGCAGGCTTGGCGCAGAAATCAACGAATCAAGCACCTGCTCCAGAGCGCCCAAATTCCAGTAGTGCCGCTGTTGCTGGTACAGGTCGGAAACGGTGCAACGGCCGTTGAGGAAGCACGCAACCAATTGATGCGTTTGTGCAAGGTGCCGCCTCAGGCGATTGGAGAACACTCAGCCGACGAACCCAACCCTGTGCTGATGGCTTCAATCGCGAACGACACGACGAAGGAAGTGCTCATATTCAAGCAATCGGCAGGAACAGGCTTTGATGCGCCAAGAGCCTTCGTGCTCGCGTCCACTAAGCCTGTCAACGACCCGGACTTTGCTCTGCAGTTCATCGGCCGGGTAATGCGGGTCACCCACGGCGTTCGTAATGCCTTCCCCAAACCAAAACATGTTGATGTGGAGCTGGACACGGCATACGTGTACCTGGCCAATGCCCAGGCGCAGCAGGGCTTCGAGCAGGCTGTGCAATCCACCGCTCAGCTCAAGAAGCAGTTGGAAGGCCAGACTGAAAAGCTTATAGCCAAGACGACCATGAGCGGCGCGGTCGTCTATTCCAATAAGCAAACGGACCAGCCGCCGCTGCGCTACGACGACGAGTTGCCACCTTCCGTCGGCGCCGGCGACGTCGATTCAAACGAGGCGCCGGACGGAGAGTCAAACGACGGCGATTTTGTACCAGACAGTGTGTCCTCCGGCGGCGGCACGAAGTCACCGACGGTCGCCGTCGATGGTGCTACGCCCGATTTGTTTGGCATGGACGATAGCTTAGACGCAGTCGTCGAACCTGCGCCAAGCCCATCGAAGAAGAAGTCCAAGAAAGGACATCCGAAAACACGGAAGGAACTGCTCGACGTGTTCCAGGAGGAAGGCATCCGTGTTTTTTCGCGAACTGAAAGGGGTATGTCTGCTCCTATCGCGTTCAAGCGGGAGTTTCGGCCTGAACTCACGGATATGTCAGCTATTTCGAAATCGGTTGCAACCAAGTTTCACATTGCGAGTGACCTCGAAACCAATGCAGTGAGAGCGGCACTGGACCGTCTGCGAGAGAAAGAAGTGCACACGGAGCTTACTTCCGGCGAGCGTACTGAGCAGGACGTTGCCGTCGTTACGGACCGAGTTGCTCTCGCTAGAGAGGCGCTGTCGTTGCTTCGCGGATTGCCTCAAGTCGAGGATGAGGACGCACGAATCATCATCGACGTTGTAAGCAAGCGGCTCCAGCCGACTGTGACTGCTCAGCTTGAAGACATCAACGAGGCTATCACTATCGACGAATCTGAAGTGCGTAAGTACGCGAGAGATGCGGCGTACTGGGTCATTCGTCGAGAGGCAGACACGCTGGCTGAGTTGTTTCACGAAGAAATTGCAGCGCAGGCAATTCTCGCGGACGCAGCGCCTCTTCCTGACGTTATGGTGTTCCCAGCTTCTATTGGACTGGAGCCGTCGGCGCGGAACATCTATGGAGTGCTACCGCCTTCGTCAAATGATTTGGACGCCGTATCGCAAGTGCTGACGGTAGATGTTCGTGAGTTCGTCACTAAGGACTTCGAGGCCAAGCTGTCCGACGGGAATGTTCTGAGCGGAGCTTACGACGGAGGCTCAGCGTTGAACAATGAAGAGCGGGAATTTGCCAAGGCCCTAGACCGTTCGGCATTCGTCCGCTGGTGGCACCGAAATCCAGACCGAAAAGCATATTCTGTCCGTCTCGTTCGAGGTGAGCACAAAAATTACTTCTACCCAGACTTCGTTGTCTGCGTCGAGCATATTCCCGGTGACGAGCCGGCAGAGCGCCTTATCGAGACCAAAGAAAATGTCAAAGACGCAGCGCGCAAATCAAAGCACACGCCGCGGCATTATGGTCAGGTGCTATTCTTGACCAAGGACCAAAAGCGGCTGCGAGTGGTGAACAAGGACGGCAGCCTAGGCGATTCGGTCGACCTAGACAACCTGTCAAAGGTTAGGGATTTTTTGCGCTCCACCCGCCCCGTGGACCTAAACCCATAATAGGAGCGTGCTGCCGGCAGGGGAAGACGGCGGGGAATTAGATGCCTTCCCCGCCTAACGCATGCGGGCACTGTTCGGGCGCTACGGTGAGCTATGTTTCGCACGTAGCCGCTTGAGCGGCTCTTGTTGCAAGCCATTGCTCGCTGGCCGGCTTTCTCGCAAACAAGCCGCGGTCAATGCAGCAGCGGAGCGATGCCCTTAACGTGCATTAGCAAGAACCGTGTAGCAGTATCGCGGGCACGCAACTCATCAATGCCGTAATGGTGCCGGCAGATGCTCCCGACCGCTAGGTCGAGGCAGTACGGCGCGGGACTGAACCGGGACGGCTTGTGGTTAAGCATACGCCGCAGCTTCACGGTGACAGTGGCGTCGCTCACTTCAGACGCAACCGAAAATTCTTCCACGGTTTCGAATTCCAACGTCATGCGCTGCTCCAATGTAAAGTGACGGGATGGCGAGGCACCTGATTCCATGGTAAGTGAGCCACAGAAGGGCGCCGCACAAGCAGTGGCCTTAGCTCGACTCATCCCGGCATCGAGACAGATACGTCAGCTCGCCAACCTTTTGCGGCTGCGCGTGACTCGGCCTGCAACTCCTTGACGACATCTTTGTAGAGTCCGCCCCGGAGATTGGCGACGAGGTAGCCGATGCGGCGCGCGCCCTGCGCCGTCACGACGAACGGCACGTTTCCGAGCCCCCAGACTTTTTCACTCCTGTCGTTGAGTGCCTTCTCTGCTTTTTTTGAAGCGGGCCGCAGGTATCCGCGTTGCGCCAGACCGAGGATGCCAACTTCGGCGAAGATGCCGCACTCCCGCGAGCTAAACATGCGGTATTTGCGATAGAGCAGGTTATTGACGAGCTGGCTGTTGTACGTTTTGGTCAGGCACATCACGCCGAGTACCAGTGCCTCCATCGGCGGAAGCGCTTCGACTTCGTTTCGGCCCGAATAGGGCGTGACTTCGTTGGTGAAATACAGGCTCATCATCGTTTGCATGAAGGGCATGCTCGGGTCGGTCAGTTTTTCTTGCGGCAGCATCGTCATTTCTCCATCGGTAGTGTCGGTTTGGCTCATGTGCGACACGGCACGGGCGGTCTATACGGCAACCAGATGCCGCCAGACGCAGCGGAGCTCGAACGTACGTTGTTGGCCTGCTGAAATAGCGGCAACGTGCGTATGAGTGTTTCGCCTTGCGTGTCGTCGCTCACAGCACCGACAGAATCAGGTGGGGTGCCAGTGGGGGCGCAAGAGTCGGATGGTGGGGTATTTTTGCCCGACGGCCTTTTGATGTCTTAACGAAATCGCCAACGCGCGCGTGTAGGGCTACGGGCGAGAGACCGGCTGAGTAACGCGGAAACGCAAACCGGATGAGTGCCGGACGGACGGGCGGGCGAGACGGGCTCGGTAGCGACGTGCTTTTGAGGTAGTGGCGGCGAGCCCCGAGGGACGCCCAATCCGCGCGGCTTTGAATCGGGCGTGTTCCCTTCAGTTTCATGCTTCCGGCACAGGTACCGGGGGTCACTTAGGGCGATTCACAGATACGCACTCAGCAAGCTTGCGCCGAGCAGAATCGCCTCCAACGTCAATCCTTAAGTGGTCGCAGATACCGGTCGCCGTGGTGCGATGAAGATTGCGTTCGCGATTCACACCCTAATCTCATGACGCCTTACTCAATTGTGTTTAACATCGGCGCTGTTACAACAAAAGAGGCAGCATGGCTATGGCAAGATGCACGGCACCAGTGCGTGGACATAACTCAGCAGCCGCGGCGGCGGCCTGTCCTGCGTGTAGCAGCCGCGGCTATCGCTACGGCGGTGGCTACAGCTCGCCCTACTCCACGTCGGGCAGCGGAGGAGGTGGCTACAGCAGCGGCGGCGGCGGTGGAAGCAGGTCCAGTGGCGGAGCAAGGCCACGCTGGTCGCGAGCCAGTTCGTCCGTCTCGTACACGACTTCCCAGGTGCAGTCGCTTACGCCAATTCGCGAA
The DNA window shown above is from Paraburkholderia sp. PGU19 and carries:
- a CDS encoding DEAD/DEAH box helicase family protein, whose product is MSSDREIIVGQSVALEPEAFQLRLIERMTAVLGRDPSPPCLLRAPTGAGKTFVISKVLEAVCEQTPTLWFWFVPFANLVQQTEDSIASNCSTMAPTSLAKGRNKEPASRMVLISTAQGVAKATARKSGYRNDSDDDVRSLADLVERGRAKGLSIGLVVDEAHIGLDSQTEFGQFAKWLRPDQLIMASATPKDQRLTDFLVNAGYSASESFSVSRDEVVDARLNKKFIEAVVYDLRQSMQSVTDLQQTVLKQAWRRNQRIKHLLQSAQIPVVPLLLVQVGNGATAVEEARNQLMRLCKVPPQAIGEHSADEPNPVLMASIANDTTKEVLIFKQSAGTGFDAPRAFVLASTKPVNDPDFALQFIGRVMRVTHGVRNAFPKPKHVDVELDTAYVYLANAQAQQGFEQAVQSTAQLKKQLEGQTEKLIAKTTMSGAVVYSNKQTDQPPLRYDDELPPSVGAGDVDSNEAPDGESNDGDFVPDSVSSGGGTKSPTVAVDGATPDLFGMDDSLDAVVEPAPSPSKKKSKKGHPKTRKELLDVFQEEGIRVFSRTERGMSAPIAFKREFRPELTDMSAISKSVATKFHIASDLETNAVRAALDRLREKEVHTELTSGERTEQDVAVVTDRVALAREALSLLRGLPQVEDEDARIIIDVVSKRLQPTVTAQLEDINEAITIDESEVRKYARDAAYWVIRREADTLAELFHEEIAAQAILADAAPLPDVMVFPASIGLEPSARNIYGVLPPSSNDLDAVSQVLTVDVREFVTKDFEAKLSDGNVLSGAYDGGSALNNEEREFAKALDRSAFVRWWHRNPDRKAYSVRLVRGEHKNYFYPDFVVCVEHIPGDEPAERLIETKENVKDAARKSKHTPRHYGQVLFLTKDQKRLRVVNKDGSLGDSVDLDNLSKVRDFLRSTRPVDLNP